The window GGCTACTTCCCCTATCAGACCAGAAATGGCCCATCCTTGCACTGCATTGTCATGGAAAAAATCGAAGGCTCCAACTTAGAGGAGTGGATGGAAGCGCGGGGGAATCGCCCGATTACGGAACTGGATGCGATCGCCTGGTTAAAGGAGCTCGCTCTCATTTTAAAGCTGATACACGACAAGCATTACCTGCATCGGGATATTAAACCCTCTAACATCATGCTGCGTACCCCCCCTTACCAAGGGGTAGCAGGGGGGGGTCAGTTGGTGTTAATCGACTTTGGCACAGCCAGGGAAGTCACCCGAACTTACCTCGCCAAACTGGGTTCAGGACAAGGGATTACAGCTATTGTCTCCTCTGGTTACACCCCACCCGAACAAGCTAATGGGGAAGCACGGGTGCAATCCGATTTCTTCGCGTTAGGACGCACCTTTGTCTTCTTACTCACGGGACAGTATCCCAATACGATGTATGATGCCCGGTTAGATCAGTTGAACTGGCGCAGTCATACCTCCGGGATTTCACCGGGACTGTTGAATTTGGTGGATTGGCTGATGATGCGCGATCCCAATCAGCGCCCTGCCAATGCTCAAGCCATTTTAGATCGTCTTGCAGAACTCGAACGCCAACCGGGTTTAAGTGCGGTGGAAACCGTCAATGTGGTGGGCACTCCTCGCACTCAACAGTTGCCACCGCTACAAACGACAACCTTGCCACCCCAACAAAATCAGCGAGATCGATGGCCCTTTTTCGCTTTTTGGGCATTTCTGCTCGATAAGATGGGCTTTACTGACACTCATCAACAGCCAGCCCAAGATCATCAACGGGATAAGTTGTACCCCCTAGCTTTTTTGGCGGCTCTCTTACTGTTAGGATTAATCGGATTAGCCGCCTTAGCCTTCTTCGACTCAGACTCTCCTTCCCGGCGTTCGTGGCCTAAAAATGCTCAAATTCCTGAAGAGAAAGGAGAGGTTGATTACTTTCCTTATGTAGAAGGAACAGATAGTCAAGGGAGAACGGCTGAGTTCAACGTAGCAGTTCTTTCCAGAGAATATCAATGGCAATTGGGCAGTTCCTATCAAGTGAAATATAACGATCGCGTCATTCCGCTTGATACTTTAAAATCTGACCTCGAATCAGAAGGAATTCAGCGGATTATGG of the Allocoleopsis franciscana PCC 7113 genome contains:
- a CDS encoding serine/threonine protein kinase — protein: MSLCINPHCRKPDDPDNTRNRFCENCGSDLLLHGRYRVTRLLSDKSGFGIIYESDEQGTPEILKVLKENLNSDAKAVELFKQEAEVLGQLSHPGIPKVDGYFPYQTRNGPSLHCIVMEKIEGSNLEEWMEARGNRPITELDAIAWLKELALILKLIHDKHYLHRDIKPSNIMLRTPPYQGVAGGGQLVLIDFGTAREVTRTYLAKLGSGQGITAIVSSGYTPPEQANGEARVQSDFFALGRTFVFLLTGQYPNTMYDARLDQLNWRSHTSGISPGLLNLVDWLMMRDPNQRPANAQAILDRLAELERQPGLSAVETVNVVGTPRTQQLPPLQTTTLPPQQNQRDRWPFFAFWAFLLDKMGFTDTHQQPAQDHQRDKLYPLAFLAALLLLGLIGLAALAFFDSDSPSRRSWPKNAQIPEEKGEVDYFPYVEGTDSQGRTAEFNVAVLSREYQWQLGSSYQVKYNDRVIPLDTLKSDLESEGIQRIMENPSQIIAVGTASCEGSSAQEERRAFERAKQIQLLGKKLFSQVPSVQNYRLLNLGQFRGDNCNSNQDETSYQRSVIIIGVKQETPGVVLDEALRSRLEKKPFGDFQIQEYSLGSADKFKTIPSRLE